Proteins encoded in a region of the Panicum hallii strain FIL2 chromosome 3, PHallii_v3.1, whole genome shotgun sequence genome:
- the LOC112886963 gene encoding outer envelope protein 80, chloroplastic, which translates to MGAQQSVNAGKAKVDMQVDLTHMLCEALLLPPLRSSSVALSQIVGRISLKHPSLFGRSEKLDVILDKGINDSNVVVAFRRPRPEWLSQQSFVIQHSMTPEVAVHGFPADNFTRSGSRGINLSRLSFGLELNEPATSNWTSGTSVKFEHIRPVNNQGRSIARDHDGFPLTCSGNLHDNMIILKQESGYADVNDNSFLKVNFQMEQGLPLVPKSLTFNRVKCAVSKGIKLGPTFLVTSLTGGSIVGDMAPYQAFAIGGLGSVRGYGEGAVGSGRLCLVANCEYTIPLAKHLEGSIFMDCGSDLGSARHVPGNPALRQGKPGFGIGFGYGLHFNTDLGQIRVDYAMNAFSRKTIYFGINSSGGS; encoded by the exons ATGGGAGCTCAGCAGAGCGTCAACGCAGGGAAAG CCAAGGTGGATATGCAAGTCGACCTCACCCACATGCTGTGCGaggcgctgctgctgccgcccctCAG GAGCTCTAGCGTCGCGTTATCACAAATTGTTGGAAG GATATCACTCAAACACCCAAGCCTCTTTGGGAGAAGCGAGAAGTTGGATGTTATATTGGATAAGGGAATCAATGATTCCAACGTTGTTGTTGCCTTTAGGCGCCCAAGGCCTGAGTGGTTGTCACAGCAATCATTTGTGATTCAG CACTCAATGACACCAGAAGTTGCAGTCCATGGGTTCCCGGCTGATAACTTCACACGATCAGGGAGCAGAGGGATAAACCTTAGCCGGCTGTCATTTGGTTTGGAGCTTAatgaaccagcaacatcaaacTGGACTTCTGGAACTAGTGTTAAGTTTGAG CATATCCGGCCTGTTAATAATCAGGGCCGCTCCATTGCCAGAGACCATGATGGCTTTCCTCTGACCTGCAG TGGTAACCTCCATGATAACATGATCATCTTGAAGCAAGAATCTGGTTATGCAGATGTTAATGATAATAGCTTCTTAAAA GTTAACTTCCAAATGGAACAAGGATTACCACTTGTACCAAAATCACTGACCTTCAATAGAGTTAAATGTGCAGTTTCAAAAGGCATTAAGTTGGGCCCAACATTTTTGGTTACTAG TCTGACAGGTGGGTCCATTGTGGGGGACATGGCACCATATCAAGCTTTTGCCATAGGTGGACTTGGTAGTGTCCGAGGCTATGGTGAGGGTGCGGTTGGTTCTGGAAGACTATGTCTAGTTGCTAACTGTGAATATACGATTCCCTTG GCTAAACATCTCGAGGGTTCTATTTTCATGGACTGTGGCAGTGACTTGGGATCTGCTCGTCATGTTCCTG GCAATCCAGCTCTACGGCAGGGGAAACCAGGATTTGGCATTGGATTTGGATATGGACTTCACTTCAACACGGACCTAGGTCAGATCCGTGTCGACTATGCTATGAACGCATTCAGTCGCAAAACCATCTACTTTGGCATCAACAGTAGTGGTGGCTCGTAG
- the LOC112885834 gene encoding ubiquitin carboxyl-terminal hydrolase 25 isoform X2, producing the protein MPLFAEHFRWGRQEDAHEFLRYVVDACHTAGLRMRKRLPAAVANGNCGEEEGRGQGMCMIMRETFGGALLSQVKCLLCKGESNKTDDIMDISLDLPGSSSVADALARFFQPEILEGANKYSCERCKKLTSARKQMFILRAPKVLVIQLKRFEGINGGKINRSIEFKEALVLSDFMYDKNQDSHPAYNLFGCIVHSGLSPDSGHYYAYVKDAIGRWFCCNDSHVSLSSSQNVLSEKVYILFYILNSKNQKPSPNGCSSTAAKPFSTNGSGISSTSPNETLKIPLIKQNGSCSTEGNALLPLKNGKIASGPLIKPIHFKNSGTEKVKSNGKENLPSKMNPEVNESAIPSESNGHKTGKFAEPSKKDADGTMSCGKIDDHSERILQDANGNGHLIRSQYLGEASNGNATCAQQYSEQSSGAVASKSPVSHHEESAKVKDVANSSKDSVHLKRQHEEDRFKEVLAKSASSELRLSVWVDDVSNFMRSQKRRRIQNPGIPQDIDAMRKLLKSDSERIFRSKVPESLVESLIQRLRSYFESIYPPNP; encoded by the exons ATGCCCCTGTTCGCCGAGCACTTCAGATGGGGGCGCCAGGAGGATGCGCACGAGTTCCTCCGCTATGTCGTAGACGCCTGTCACACTGCTGGTCTCCGCATGCGCAAGCGGCTACCTGCGGCAGTTGCCAATGGAAACTGTGGTGAGGAGGAGGGCCGGGGGCAGGGTATGTGTATGATTATGAGGGAGACATTTGGTGGGGCGCTGCTCAGTCAGGTGAAGTGTCTTTTGTGCAAGGGCGAGTCAAACAAGACAGACGATATAATGGATATCAGTCTCGATCTACCTGGGAGCAGTTCTGTTGCTGATGCCCTTGCCCGCTTCTTTCAGCCGGAGATCTTGGAGGGTGCAAACAAATATAGTTGCGAAAG ATGTAAAAAGCTCACGTCAGCACGGAAGCAAATGTTTATACTCAGGGCACCTAAGGTGCTTGTCATACAACTCAAG AGGTTTGAGGGGATAAATGGTGGAAAGATCAACAGGAGTATAGAATTCAAGGAGGCTCTTGTTCTTTCTGACTTCATGTATGATAAAAACCAG GATTCACATCCAGCATATAATCTTTTTGGTTGTATCGTCCACTCAGGGCTCTCCCCTGATTCTGGTCACTACTATGCGTATGTTAAG GATGCTATTGGTCGATGGTTTTGTTGTAACGATTCTCATGTCTCCCTATCAAGCTCTCAGAATGTTTTGTCTGAGAAGGTCTATATCCTATTTTATATACTGAATTCGAAAAATCAAAAGCCTAGTCCAAATGGTTGCTCTTCTACTGCAGCTAAACCTTTCAGCACCAATGGAAGTGGCATATCAAGCACCTCACCTAATGAGACCTTGAAGATACCTTTGATAAAACAGAATGGTTCATGTTCTACCGAAGGTAATGCCCTGCTGCCCCTGAAGAATGGCAAGATTGCATCAGGTCCACTTATCAAGCCGATTCACTTTAAGAATAGTGGGACAGAGAAGGTTAAGTCAAATGGCAAAGAAAACCTCCCTTCAAAAATGAACCCAGAAGTTAATGAGAGTGCTATACCATCAGAATCAAATGGGCACAAGACTGGAAAATTTGCGGAACCCAGTAAAAAGGATGCCGATGGTACTATGTCTTGTGGAAAGATTGATGATCATTCAGAAAGAATATTGCAGGATGCAAATGGAAATGGCCACCTGATTCGTTCCCAATATCTTGGCGAGGCCAGTAATGGTAATGCCACATGTGCTCAACAGTATTCTGAGCAGTCATCTGGTGCTGTTGCCTCTAAAAGTCCAGTTTCACACCATGAAGAGTCTGCTAAAGTAAAGGATGTGGCGAATTCATCCAAGGATAGCGTGCACCTGAAACGCCAACATGAAGAAGACAGGTTTAAGGAAGT GCTTGCTAAGTCAGCTTCTTCTGAGCTTCGGCTGTCTGTTTGGGTGGATGATGTCAGTAATTTTATGCGCTCACAAAAGAGACGGCGAATTCAAAACCCAGGCATTCCTCAAGATATTGATGCAATGAG AAAGCTGCTAAAATCAGATTCTGAAAGAATATTTAGGTCAAAAGTTCCGGAGTCACTGGTGGAAAGTCTCATTCAACGCCTGAGATCATACTTTGAGAGCATATATCCACCAAATCCTTAA
- the LOC112885834 gene encoding ubiquitin carboxyl-terminal hydrolase 25 isoform X1 — translation MAPTAEPPSPPPPRRPRTGPPPGLKNLGNTCYLNSVLQCLASTPPLATFCLASRHSNLCKKIFPNRDKDCAFCVLERQIARLLRADAGALDSPAKIIRCMPLFAEHFRWGRQEDAHEFLRYVVDACHTAGLRMRKRLPAAVANGNCGEEEGRGQGMCMIMRETFGGALLSQVKCLLCKGESNKTDDIMDISLDLPGSSSVADALARFFQPEILEGANKYSCERCKKLTSARKQMFILRAPKVLVIQLKRFEGINGGKINRSIEFKEALVLSDFMYDKNQDSHPAYNLFGCIVHSGLSPDSGHYYAYVKDAIGRWFCCNDSHVSLSSSQNVLSEKVYILFYILNSKNQKPSPNGCSSTAAKPFSTNGSGISSTSPNETLKIPLIKQNGSCSTEGNALLPLKNGKIASGPLIKPIHFKNSGTEKVKSNGKENLPSKMNPEVNESAIPSESNGHKTGKFAEPSKKDADGTMSCGKIDDHSERILQDANGNGHLIRSQYLGEASNGNATCAQQYSEQSSGAVASKSPVSHHEESAKVKDVANSSKDSVHLKRQHEEDRFKEVLAKSASSELRLSVWVDDVSNFMRSQKRRRIQNPGIPQDIDAMRKLLKSDSERIFRSKVPESLVESLIQRLRSYFESIYPPNP, via the exons ATGGCCCCGACCGCGGAGCCaccttcgccgccgcctccgcggcgCCCCCGCACGGGCCCGCCCCCGGGGCTGAAAAACCTCGGCAACACCTGCTACCTCAACAGCGTCCTCCAGTGCCTCGCGTccacgccgcccctcgccacgtTCTGCCTCGCCTCGCGGCACTCCAACCTGT GCAAGAAGATATTCCCGAACAGGGACAAGGATTGTGCATTCTGCGTGCTCGAGCGCCAGATCGCGCGGCTCCTACGGGCAGATGCAGGGGCGCTCGACTCGCCAGCGAAGATCATCCGCTGCATGCCCCTGTTCGCCGAGCACTTCAGATGGGGGCGCCAGGAGGATGCGCACGAGTTCCTCCGCTATGTCGTAGACGCCTGTCACACTGCTGGTCTCCGCATGCGCAAGCGGCTACCTGCGGCAGTTGCCAATGGAAACTGTGGTGAGGAGGAGGGCCGGGGGCAGGGTATGTGTATGATTATGAGGGAGACATTTGGTGGGGCGCTGCTCAGTCAGGTGAAGTGTCTTTTGTGCAAGGGCGAGTCAAACAAGACAGACGATATAATGGATATCAGTCTCGATCTACCTGGGAGCAGTTCTGTTGCTGATGCCCTTGCCCGCTTCTTTCAGCCGGAGATCTTGGAGGGTGCAAACAAATATAGTTGCGAAAG ATGTAAAAAGCTCACGTCAGCACGGAAGCAAATGTTTATACTCAGGGCACCTAAGGTGCTTGTCATACAACTCAAG AGGTTTGAGGGGATAAATGGTGGAAAGATCAACAGGAGTATAGAATTCAAGGAGGCTCTTGTTCTTTCTGACTTCATGTATGATAAAAACCAG GATTCACATCCAGCATATAATCTTTTTGGTTGTATCGTCCACTCAGGGCTCTCCCCTGATTCTGGTCACTACTATGCGTATGTTAAG GATGCTATTGGTCGATGGTTTTGTTGTAACGATTCTCATGTCTCCCTATCAAGCTCTCAGAATGTTTTGTCTGAGAAGGTCTATATCCTATTTTATATACTGAATTCGAAAAATCAAAAGCCTAGTCCAAATGGTTGCTCTTCTACTGCAGCTAAACCTTTCAGCACCAATGGAAGTGGCATATCAAGCACCTCACCTAATGAGACCTTGAAGATACCTTTGATAAAACAGAATGGTTCATGTTCTACCGAAGGTAATGCCCTGCTGCCCCTGAAGAATGGCAAGATTGCATCAGGTCCACTTATCAAGCCGATTCACTTTAAGAATAGTGGGACAGAGAAGGTTAAGTCAAATGGCAAAGAAAACCTCCCTTCAAAAATGAACCCAGAAGTTAATGAGAGTGCTATACCATCAGAATCAAATGGGCACAAGACTGGAAAATTTGCGGAACCCAGTAAAAAGGATGCCGATGGTACTATGTCTTGTGGAAAGATTGATGATCATTCAGAAAGAATATTGCAGGATGCAAATGGAAATGGCCACCTGATTCGTTCCCAATATCTTGGCGAGGCCAGTAATGGTAATGCCACATGTGCTCAACAGTATTCTGAGCAGTCATCTGGTGCTGTTGCCTCTAAAAGTCCAGTTTCACACCATGAAGAGTCTGCTAAAGTAAAGGATGTGGCGAATTCATCCAAGGATAGCGTGCACCTGAAACGCCAACATGAAGAAGACAGGTTTAAGGAAGT GCTTGCTAAGTCAGCTTCTTCTGAGCTTCGGCTGTCTGTTTGGGTGGATGATGTCAGTAATTTTATGCGCTCACAAAAGAGACGGCGAATTCAAAACCCAGGCATTCCTCAAGATATTGATGCAATGAG AAAGCTGCTAAAATCAGATTCTGAAAGAATATTTAGGTCAAAAGTTCCGGAGTCACTGGTGGAAAGTCTCATTCAACGCCTGAGATCATACTTTGAGAGCATATATCCACCAAATCCTTAA